In Bos taurus isolate L1 Dominette 01449 registration number 42190680 breed Hereford chromosome 13, ARS-UCD2.0, whole genome shotgun sequence, the DNA window ACTCAGGCCAGTGGGGGGCCATGCTGGCCGAGAGAGAGGAGCCAGCCTGGTGGGAGCAGCAGGCTAGAGACCCTGAAGAAGGGGCTTGAGTAGCACTCTCAGAAGGTGCCCCCAGCTCTCCAGTGGGTTCCCAGGAATTGAGGACACCCCCAGAGGGCCCGGCCCTCGCCACAGTGTTGCTCCTGGAGATTTCTTGGGTGTCATGGGTCCCACTCCTCCAGGATTCACACATTGAGGCAGGCAAGAAGGAGGCTGACCCCTTGAGGGCCCTGGCTATTGGTATACCAGCATTCaagcctcccctctcctctctctgtagCCCCTTTCTCTGGTCACATGACCTGGACCAGCTGGGGTATTTCCAGCAGCTGTCTTCTCCAGCTGGGGCCTGGCCTGAGATAggacagggaggcaggagggcccCCTGCCCTGACTCGGCAAAGGATGTCTGTACCTCAGGCCCCCTTCTCTTGCAGATAGAGTCCTGGCCTTGGTCCAGCTTCTGGGGGAGAGGTGACAGGGGGCGGGTGTCTCTCTGGGGAAACCTGAGGAGGTACTGGGGAGGAAAGaccatgtccaccgagtcagtgaggGTGTGAGGAGCCGGAGGGTGGGAGGCCAGTTGGGAGGGACACCCAGGGGGACGTGGTGGAGGCTCCGTGTCTTGAGGACCCTCCCACCTCAGGTTCCCAGATATGACACTCTCTGTGGAGTTGCCACTTCCAGGCAGCCCCCCTGGCTTTTCCCCAGGGTCAGTGTCCTGGTTCTGAGGTGGTGGTGAGGCAGTCTGCATGGGGCCACCAGGAatctctcctcctgctcccaggagCTCCTGGCAGCTTAGCTCctccaccttcagcttcttcctcTCTGAGGGGAGCTTGTCCTCCAGGGCCTTGGGCTCTCCTGAGCTCCCACCAGGCCCTCTCGGGACCACATGGGCCTGCTGACAGGTTTCCTTGGTGCCCTCACCACCGCAGGTGCCACCTTCCAGCTTGGAGTCTGGCCTGGGAGCCTCTAGGTCACCCCCTTTGAGGGGACCAGATGCTGGGAACTGCTGACACTCCAGCTCCGGGCCCTCATGTGGAGGAAGCAGAGGGCTCTTGCTGTCCAAACAGAGGGCTTCTCCACTGCTGAGGGTTGGGGGTGAGACGGCCCTGTTAGAGCCCAGCTGGTCAGGGCCTCCTGTTCCAGCCACTGTCTCCCTCTGCTTATGGGGCTCACTCACCAAGAGGCCTGCCAGGACTGGTGGACTTGCCCACGGCCCTGGCTTGGCCCCCACAACAGTGTCCCCACCACCTGAGGCCTCTTGCTGGAGAGGACGCTCCAGCGCTGCCCCACCGCCCACTGTCACCTCGGTAGCCTTCCTGCCTCCACGGTGACTGGCTTTCGCTCTCTGGTAGATGCTCTTGAACGTGTCCTTCCCATACACTTGCcacttctcctgtgagaacatCTTCAGTTTCCTCTGGCCGCGTTTCTTAGCAGCTGCCTGGCCCTTGCTGGCAGACCCCTCCTCAGCAGCTGGTCTCTTTCCCTCTGGGTCCTCCACGGGGGCCAGGGCATCTGCGGTCAGGGGACACGGCAGGTCCTCCACCGCCGCCTGTCTGACTAGAGCCCGAGGGTGCCCGCCGGGGGCATCAGCTAGGCGGGCCGGGGTGGGCCTGGGGCTCAGAGGTTTCTGCTTCTGGGGCCAGGAGTCCCGGGGTTCCGGCGGCTCCGGCCACGTCCCGGTGCCCTCGACGAAGGGCAGTGAGTTGCTCCTGGTGACTGGCACGCAATCGGTGCCAGTGGAGAGCTGCGTGGGGACCGAGTGGAAGAAGAGGGGGCGTGCCCTGTCCGGGGGCGTGCAGGTGGAGCGCGCGGCACGCAGGGCGGCCGGCAGCCTCCCGGGTCCCGGCGGCCGCAGATCGAAGTGGAAGGAGTCCTTGTAGGTATAAGGCATGGGCAGGTCAATGCTACCCTGCTTGGACAGGACCGTCTTGCGGGGCCGCACGTGTGCCAGCTGGGGGTCGTCCACCACAGCCTGGTTGTGCGAGATGAGCCTGGCGATGCGTTCCTCCAGCCGCCTCTTCTCCAGCTCCAGACCAGCCACCCGCTCCGCGCGCCCGGGCCCGGGGCCGCCCTCGCCCTCGGACTCGGCGCTGTGCTCCGACAGGCTGTGCAGGGGGCTGCCGGCGGCCGGCGGCTGCTCCGCGCTGTCCGAACGGGACAGGTAGCCCGAGTCGGTGCTCTCGCACTTCCGCAGCCGGCCCTCCGAGGGCTTGGAGTCTCCAGGCTTCTCCACCTGCTGTTGCTGCAGCGCTGAGCTCGGCCTACTGGCCGTCGGGGACCGAGGCTCTGGCAGCTTCCACCTCGACTGCGGGCTGGCCAGCGGGAGCCCGGGAGCAGAGTCTACAGGGGCCTCCTTGATATCAAACGTGGACCCCCGACAGGGAACAGCGTCCAACTTCCGATCCAGGTTCTTGGCAACCAGGGACACATGCACGGTGGGCACTGGGCAGTGCCCAGCGGCGTGGGTGCCGGGAGAAAGGGGTCTTTGTGATAGCGCCCGGTCGGCCCCCGTGGGCTCAGCAGCCTTTTCACCTTCCTCTAGGAGGCTGCTCCCTCCACCGTCAGACTCCGAAGAGAGTCTGGAGTTGTTGAGGTGTGTCTGGGTCCGTCTGTGCTTATATAAGTTGCTCTGGGTCTTAAAGGCAATGCCGCAGGTGGCGCAGGGGAAGGGCCGCTCCCCTGTGTGGGACCGAATGTGCTTCTCCAGAACGCTGGGCTTCAGGCAGTCCCGGCCGCAGTGTGGGCACAGGTACCTGCCAGCGTTGCGCACCTTGCCTGGGCTGCCCAGAGCGGGCCCCAGGCCCGGTGACAGGATGGGCAGAGCACCCACGATGTTCACTGTGAGCCCCGGGGCCACCGGCTTCCCTGCTCGGGTGGGACCAAGCCCTTCAGGCTGCAGCAGGGGGCCGAGAAGGAAGGGCAGGCTGCCCCCGTCCAGACTGCCTGTCACGAGGGGAGCACGTGGCTGGAGCCCTCCCGGAGGCACTGTGTGGTACAGCGGGATGGGCAGGGCCTTCAGGAACACGGTGGGGGCCAGGCCCTGCTCCCGAGACAGGATGACGGGGCCCAGGGTCAAGTGAGGCGATGCCTGCCCACCCGGGGCCCCTGGGGGGCCAGAAGCAGGTGCCGGCTGGTCCCTGGCAGGCGAGGTAGGACAGGCGAGTTCTGGCACATCCATCCCACATCATCTGGGTGGCCTGGGGTGCTGGGAAACCTGTGAGCAACAACCGGACTTTACTGTGGGTACCTCTCTTCTCTCACTGTACAGTACACACTTGCCTGCCCCCACTGAGcatttcatcacctctactgaAGCCACAACAattcccccccaccccgcaaAAAAATGCCCTTATGCTCTTGTAAAAAACAGgagggaaactgaagctcagcaaGTGGAAGTGACTTGTCGTGAAGCTGAAACATGATAGAGCAGGGTTCAGACCCAGGTCTGTCTGAATCctgtcttttatttaattttccaaaGAGAACTCTTGATTCTTGCCCTGCACACAGGTACATGGTGGGCTTGTCAGTGACATCCCCCTACCCAGCACAGTGCCCTGTGCAGAGGGGACACTCAGAACATGTGCTGACTTCGTGACAAAAGAAAGTCGTGCAGCTCATTAAGGGCCTCAAAGTCCACAGTGACCCCATGCCTTGGGGCAAGTCCCTTTCTTCATTTGGGCCTCGGTTTTTAGATCTGTAGAGTGGGCAGAGAATCAGCATCTTCCACTCTGGAGTGCTGAGTTTCTGCTGTTGGATAAGGACAACAGGGAAGAAAACTGATCTGAAGGGATGCTTACTAGACTgaacaaatgaaaatacaaaactcccagttaaatttgaatttcagagaaaCAATTAATAATTCTTTAGCATGTATCTATGTCTCAATTCTTGCATTGGTCTTGCTTACACTAGAAAATTAtgcattatttgtgtgtgtgtgcatgctcagtcatgtctgactctttgctatcccatggattatagcgcaccaggctcctctgtccatagaattcttcaggtgagaatattggagtgggtagccatttccttctccaggggatcttcccgacccagggatcaaacctaagtctcctgcttgcaggcagattctttaccatctgagccaccaggga includes these proteins:
- the ZNF831 gene encoding zinc finger protein 831 isoform X2, with the translated sequence MDVPELACPTSPARDQPAPASGPPGAPGGQASPHLTLGPVILSREQGLAPTVFLKALPIPLYHTVPPGGLQPRAPLVTGSLDGGSLPFLLGPLLQPEGLGPTRAGKPVAPGLTVNIVGALPILSPGLGPALGSPGKVRNAGRYLCPHCGRDCLKPSVLEKHIRSHTGERPFPCATCGIAFKTQSNLYKHRRTQTHLNNSRLSSESDGGGSSLLEEGEKAAEPTGADRALSQRPLSPGTHAAGHCPVPTVHVSLVAKNLDRKLDAVPCRGSTFDIKEAPVDSAPGLPLASPQSRWKLPEPRSPTASRPSSALQQQQVEKPGDSKPSEGRLRKCESTDSGYLSRSDSAEQPPAAGSPLHSLSEHSAESEGEGGPGPGRAERVAGLELEKRRLEERIARLISHNQAVVDDPQLAHVRPRKTVLSKQGSIDLPMPYTYKDSFHFDLRPPGPGRLPAALRAARSTCTPPDRARPLFFHSVPTQLSTGTDCVPVTRSNSLPFVEGTGTWPEPPEPRDSWPQKQKPLSPRPTPARLADAPGGHPRALVRQAAVEDLPCPLTADALAPVEDPEGKRPAAEEGSASKGQAAAKKRGQRKLKMFSQEKWQVYGKDTFKSIYQRAKASHRGGRKATEVTVGGGAALERPLQQEASGGGDTVVGAKPGPWASPPVLAGLLVSEPHKQRETVAGTGGPDQLGSNRAVSPPTLSSGEALCLDSKSPLLPPHEGPELECQQFPASGPLKGGDLEAPRPDSKLEGGTCGGEGTKETCQQAHVVPRGPGGSSGEPKALEDKLPSERKKLKVEELSCQELLGAGGEIPGGPMQTASPPPQNQDTDPGEKPGGLPGSGNSTESVISGNLRWEGPQDTEPPPRPPGCPSQLASHPPAPHTLTDSVDMVFPPQYLLRFPQRDTRPLSPLPQKLDQGQDSICKRRGPEVQTSFAESGQGALLPPCPISGQAPAGEDSCWKYPSWSRSCDQRKGLQREERGGLNAGIPIARALKGSASFLPASMCESWRSGTHDTQEISRSNTVARAGPSGGVLNSWEPTGELGAPSESATQAPSSGSLACCSHQAGSSLSASMAPHWPELALRTNAEPARSCGVQGSFPSLRAEPRLTWCCLSRSLPLPMEQKEKDASVYLGLHLPGGGLQGEGPDAWLVSKTVSGAWTRIRPGDGGQMQMSKLSDPTARGMLSRDRVSEPEWKKRRSRRRAKMPRGSSRWKHLSTHSKRYRGNFLQSRVQLRVTRLRKPHWVLRKDGHPPRAKGPDPCRTQGQASSEMAEQREPTSTT
- the ZNF831 gene encoding zinc finger protein 831 isoform X1; protein product: MDVPELACPTSPARDQPAPASGPPGAPGGQASPHLTLGPVILSREQGLAPTVFLKALPIPLYHTVPPGGLQPRAPLVTGSLDGGSLPFLLGPLLQPEGLGPTRAGKPVAPGLTVNIVGALPILSPGLGPALGSPGKVRNAGRYLCPHCGRDCLKPSVLEKHIRSHTGERPFPCATCGIAFKTQSNLYKHRRTQTHLNNSRLSSESDGGGSSLLEEGEKAAEPTGADRALSQRPLSPGTHAAGHCPVPTVHVSLVAKNLDRKLDAVPCRGSTFDIKEAPVDSAPGLPLASPQSRWKLPEPRSPTASRPSSALQQQQVEKPGDSKPSEGRLRKCESTDSGYLSRSDSAEQPPAAGSPLHSLSEHSAESEGEGGPGPGRAERVAGLELEKRRLEERIARLISHNQAVVDDPQLAHVRPRKTVLSKQGSIDLPMPYTYKDSFHFDLRPPGPGRLPAALRAARSTCTPPDRARPLFFHSVPTQLSTGTDCVPVTRSNSLPFVEGTGTWPEPPEPRDSWPQKQKPLSPRPTPARLADAPGGHPRALVRQAAVEDLPCPLTADALAPVEDPEGKRPAAEEGSASKGQAAAKKRGQRKLKMFSQEKWQVYGKDTFKSIYQRAKASHRGGRKATEVTVGGGAALERPLQQEASGGGDTVVGAKPGPWASPPVLAGLLVSEPHKQRETVAGTGGPDQLGSNRAVSPPTLSSGEALCLDSKSPLLPPHEGPELECQQFPASGPLKGGDLEAPRPDSKLEGGTCGGEGTKETCQQAHVVPRGPGGSSGEPKALEDKLPSERKKLKVEELSCQELLGAGGEIPGGPMQTASPPPQNQDTDPGEKPGGLPGSGNSTESVISGNLRWEGPQDTEPPPRPPGCPSQLASHPPAPHTLTDSVDMVFPPQYLLRFPQRDTRPLSPLPQKLDQGQDSICKRRGPEVQTSFAESGQGALLPPCPISGQAPAGEDSCWKYPSWSRSCDQRKGLQREERGGLNAGIPIARALKGSASFLPASMCESWRSGTHDTQEISRSNTVARAGPSGGVLNSWEPTGELGAPSESATQAPSSGSLACCSHQAGSSLSASMAPHWPELALRTNAEPARSCGVQGSFPSLRAEPRLTWCCLSRSLPLPMEQKEKDASVYLGLHLPGGGLQGEGPDAWLVSKTVSGAWTRIRPGDGGQMQMSKLSDPTARGMLSRDRVSEPEWKKRRSRRRAKMPRGSSRWKHLSTHSKRYRGNFLQSRVQLRVTRLRKPHWVLRKDGHPPRAKGPDPCRTQGQASSEMAGVNPSGEPSCVTSESYVCIENREQEEEESGHVSRSFCPNTSLRTIGDTDRPIAKEISSAGEHGAGCPLITAVGSGLSLPSDSLGANDSLPAHSKGLDVGSLETHLLPSQQHISTDPTPCVFSDAQEPSSFVSKGTSLGHDLATSAAAFCPSLGARAGHTTLGIHSVEPQDHSQGEEETLAQSSPDRKTIEEGVSPNLLPGKPSSGQRISGSVTPGSTGKIHLEIPALGPASASSHQEEGKHKSCFPSGGQCGCREGLVPCPLVGPDSVKCQGTGFMALKDDAVPSNPGLPMEVPAASLKTLRKRSLEGMRKQTRVESSDTSSDDEDRLVIEI